One stretch of Ipomoea triloba cultivar NCNSP0323 chromosome 8, ASM357664v1 DNA includes these proteins:
- the LOC116027353 gene encoding AP-3 complex subunit mu-like isoform X1 → MLQCIFLLSDSGEVMLEKQLTGHRVDRSICDWFWEQSISQGDSFKHLPVIASPTHYLFQVVREGITFLASTQVEMPPLMAIEFLCRVADIFSDYLGGLNEDLVKDNFVIAYELLDEMIDNGFPLTTEPNILREMIAPPNIVSKMLSVVTGSSSNVSNTLPGATATCVPWRKTDLKHTSNEVYVNLVEEMDAIINKEGTLVKCEVYGEIEVNSQLSGIPDLTLSFANPSILNDVQFHPCVRLRPWESNQILSFVPPDGHFKLTSYRVKKLKSTPIYVKPQLSSDSGTCRISLLVGIKNDPGKPIDDVSVQFQLPNCVLSADLSSNLGTVNILTDKTCCWSIGRIPKDKSPSLSGTLVLESGLKRLHVFPTFRVGFKIMGTALSGLKIDKLDIRNLPTRPYKGFRALTRAGEYQVRS, encoded by the exons atgtTGCAGTGCATTTTCCTTCTTTCTGATTCTGG GGAGGTAATGCTAGAGAAACAACTCACTGGGCACCGTGTCGACAGGTCAATATGTGATTGGTTCTGGGAACAATCAATCTCTCAAGGTGATTCTTTCAAG CATTTGCCTGTGATTGCTTCACCCACGCATTACCTTTTCCAAGTTGTACGTGAGGGGATCACATTCCTAGCTTCCACACAAGTTGAAATGCCTCCTCTAATGGCAATTGAG TTCCTTTGCAGAGTAGCTGATATCTTTTCTGATTACCTTGGTGGGTTAAATGAAGATTTGGTGAAAGATAACTTTGTTATTGCATATGAG CTTTTGGATGAGATGATAGACAATGGTTTTCCTCTTACAACAGAACCTAATATACTGAGGGAGATGATAGCTCCTCCAAATATTGTTAGCAAAATGTTGAGTGTTGTGACTGGAAGCAGTTCCAATGTCAGCAACACTCTTCCTGGTGCAACAGCAACCTGCGTTCCTTGGAGGAAAACAGACTTGAAACATACAAGCAATGAAGTTTATGTTAACCTCGTTGAAGAGATGGATGCTATTATTAACAA GGAAGGAACTCTTGTAAAATGTGAGGTTTATGGTGAAATTGAAGTTAACTCTCAACTTTCTGGTATTCCTGATCTTACTCTTTCATTTGCAAATCCATCCATCTTGAATGATGTGCAATTCCATCCTTGTGTTCGTCTACGACCATGGGAATCAAACCAAATTTTGTCGTTTGTTCCTCCTGATGGACATTTCAAGCTAACAAGCTACAG AGTCAAGAAGTTGAAAAGTACTCCCATATATGTGAAGCCACAACTCAGTTCAGACTCTGGAACATGCCGAATTAGTTTGCTAGTTGGAATTAAAAATGATCCAGGAAAGCCAATAGATGATGTGAGTGTGCAATTTCAGCTGCCTAATTGTGTTTTATCTGCAGATCTTTCTTCAAATCTTGGAACAGTTAATATCCTCACTGATAAG ACCTGCTGTTGGTCTATCGGAAGGATCCCAAAAGATAAATCCCCGTCATTGTCTGGAACCTTAGTGCTCGAGTCTGGTCTAAAGCGGCTTCATGTATTCCCTACTTTTCGCGTGGGATTCAAAATAATGGGTACCGCTCTTTCTGGCCTTAAAATAGACAAACTGGACATCAGGAATCTCCCTACACGTCCTTACAAAGGTTTCCGGGCTCTAACCCGAGCAGGAGAGTATCAAGTAAGATCTTAA
- the LOC116027353 gene encoding AP-3 complex subunit mu-like isoform X2 — protein MLQCIFLLSDSGEVMLEKQLTGHRVDRSICDWFWEQSISQGDSFKHLPVIASPTHYLFQVVREGITFLASTQVEMPPLMAIEFLCRVADIFSDYLGGLNEDLVKDNFVIAYELLDEMIDNGFPLTTEPNILREMIAPPNIVSKMLSVVTGSSSNVSNTLPGATATCVPWRKTDLKHTSNEVYVNLVEEMDAIINKEGTLVKCEVYGEIEVNSQLSGIPDLTLSFANPSILNDVQFHPCVRLRPWESNQILSFVPPDGHFKLTSYRVKKLKSTPIYVKPQLSSDSGTCRISLLVGIKNDPGKPIDDVSVQFQLPNCVLSADLSSNLGTVNILTDKTCCWSIGRIPKDKSPSLSGTLVLESGLKRLHVFPTFRVGFKIMGTALSGLKIDKLDIRNLPTRPYKGFRALTRAGEYQVRS, from the exons atgtTGCAGTGCATTTTCCTTCTTTCTGATTCTGG GGAGGTAATGCTAGAGAAACAACTCACTGGGCACCGTGTCGACAGGTCAATATGTGATTGGTTCTGGGAACAATCAATCTCTCAAGGTGATTCTTTCAAG CATTTGCCTGTGATTGCTTCACCCACGCATTACCTTTTCCAAGTTGTACGTGAGGGGATCACATTCCTAGCTTCCACACAAGTTGAA ATGCCTCCTCTAATGGCAATTGAG TTCCTTTGCAGAGTAGCTGATATCTTTTCTGATTACCTTGGTGGGTTAAATGAAGATTTGGTGAAAGATAACTTTGTTATTGCATATGAG CTTTTGGATGAGATGATAGACAATGGTTTTCCTCTTACAACAGAACCTAATATACTGAGGGAGATGATAGCTCCTCCAAATATTGTTAGCAAAATGTTGAGTGTTGTGACTGGAAGCAGTTCCAATGTCAGCAACACTCTTCCTGGTGCAACAGCAACCTGCGTTCCTTGGAGGAAAACAGACTTGAAACATACAAGCAATGAAGTTTATGTTAACCTCGTTGAAGAGATGGATGCTATTATTAACAA GGAAGGAACTCTTGTAAAATGTGAGGTTTATGGTGAAATTGAAGTTAACTCTCAACTTTCTGGTATTCCTGATCTTACTCTTTCATTTGCAAATCCATCCATCTTGAATGATGTGCAATTCCATCCTTGTGTTCGTCTACGACCATGGGAATCAAACCAAATTTTGTCGTTTGTTCCTCCTGATGGACATTTCAAGCTAACAAGCTACAG AGTCAAGAAGTTGAAAAGTACTCCCATATATGTGAAGCCACAACTCAGTTCAGACTCTGGAACATGCCGAATTAGTTTGCTAGTTGGAATTAAAAATGATCCAGGAAAGCCAATAGATGATGTGAGTGTGCAATTTCAGCTGCCTAATTGTGTTTTATCTGCAGATCTTTCTTCAAATCTTGGAACAGTTAATATCCTCACTGATAAG ACCTGCTGTTGGTCTATCGGAAGGATCCCAAAAGATAAATCCCCGTCATTGTCTGGAACCTTAGTGCTCGAGTCTGGTCTAAAGCGGCTTCATGTATTCCCTACTTTTCGCGTGGGATTCAAAATAATGGGTACCGCTCTTTCTGGCCTTAAAATAGACAAACTGGACATCAGGAATCTCCCTACACGTCCTTACAAAGGTTTCCGGGCTCTAACCCGAGCAGGAGAGTATCAAGTAAGATCTTAA
- the LOC116027353 gene encoding AP-3 complex subunit mu-like isoform X3 produces the protein MPPLMAIEFLCRVADIFSDYLGGLNEDLVKDNFVIAYELLDEMIDNGFPLTTEPNILREMIAPPNIVSKMLSVVTGSSSNVSNTLPGATATCVPWRKTDLKHTSNEVYVNLVEEMDAIINKEGTLVKCEVYGEIEVNSQLSGIPDLTLSFANPSILNDVQFHPCVRLRPWESNQILSFVPPDGHFKLTSYRVKKLKSTPIYVKPQLSSDSGTCRISLLVGIKNDPGKPIDDVSVQFQLPNCVLSADLSSNLGTVNILTDKTCCWSIGRIPKDKSPSLSGTLVLESGLKRLHVFPTFRVGFKIMGTALSGLKIDKLDIRNLPTRPYKGFRALTRAGEYQVRS, from the exons ATGCCTCCTCTAATGGCAATTGAG TTCCTTTGCAGAGTAGCTGATATCTTTTCTGATTACCTTGGTGGGTTAAATGAAGATTTGGTGAAAGATAACTTTGTTATTGCATATGAG CTTTTGGATGAGATGATAGACAATGGTTTTCCTCTTACAACAGAACCTAATATACTGAGGGAGATGATAGCTCCTCCAAATATTGTTAGCAAAATGTTGAGTGTTGTGACTGGAAGCAGTTCCAATGTCAGCAACACTCTTCCTGGTGCAACAGCAACCTGCGTTCCTTGGAGGAAAACAGACTTGAAACATACAAGCAATGAAGTTTATGTTAACCTCGTTGAAGAGATGGATGCTATTATTAACAA GGAAGGAACTCTTGTAAAATGTGAGGTTTATGGTGAAATTGAAGTTAACTCTCAACTTTCTGGTATTCCTGATCTTACTCTTTCATTTGCAAATCCATCCATCTTGAATGATGTGCAATTCCATCCTTGTGTTCGTCTACGACCATGGGAATCAAACCAAATTTTGTCGTTTGTTCCTCCTGATGGACATTTCAAGCTAACAAGCTACAG AGTCAAGAAGTTGAAAAGTACTCCCATATATGTGAAGCCACAACTCAGTTCAGACTCTGGAACATGCCGAATTAGTTTGCTAGTTGGAATTAAAAATGATCCAGGAAAGCCAATAGATGATGTGAGTGTGCAATTTCAGCTGCCTAATTGTGTTTTATCTGCAGATCTTTCTTCAAATCTTGGAACAGTTAATATCCTCACTGATAAG ACCTGCTGTTGGTCTATCGGAAGGATCCCAAAAGATAAATCCCCGTCATTGTCTGGAACCTTAGTGCTCGAGTCTGGTCTAAAGCGGCTTCATGTATTCCCTACTTTTCGCGTGGGATTCAAAATAATGGGTACCGCTCTTTCTGGCCTTAAAATAGACAAACTGGACATCAGGAATCTCCCTACACGTCCTTACAAAGGTTTCCGGGCTCTAACCCGAGCAGGAGAGTATCAAGTAAGATCTTAA
- the LOC116027672 gene encoding stearoyl-[acyl-carrier-protein] 9-desaturase, chloroplastic-like, protein MALKLNALSLRSHKYSSSAVQTMARSSFRSSKVVMASTLRSGANEVENLKKPFTPPREVHVQVTHSMPAQKIEIFRALEDWADQNILSLLKPVEKCWQPQDFLPDPASDGFHDQVQELRERAVEIPDDYFIVLVGDMVTEEALPTYQTMLNTLDGVRDETGASLTSWAIWTRAWTAEENRHGDLLNKYLYLSGRVDMRAIEKTIQYLIGSGMDPRTENSPYLGFIYTSFQERATFISHGNTARHAKEYGDLKLAQICGTIASDEKRHETAYTKIVEKLFEIDPDGTVLAFADMMKKKISMPAHLMYDGRDDNLFDHFSAVAQRLGVYTAKDYADILEFLVGRWKVEDLTGLSSEGRKAQEYVCRLPPRIRRLEERAQGRAKQAPTIPFSWIYDRRVLL, encoded by the exons atgGCTCTGAAGCTAAATGCCCTTAGTTTGCGATCCCATAAGTATTCTTCTTCTGCTGTACAAACAATGGCGAGGAGCAGCTTTAGATCCTCCAAGGTTGTCATGGCTTCAACCCTTCGCTCGGGAGCTAA TGAAGTTGAGAACTTGAAGAAGCCTTTTACTCCTCCACGTGAGGTGCATGTTCAAGTAACACACTCTATGCCGGCACagaaaattgaaatcttcaGAGCACTCGAGGATTGGGCTGACCAAAATATATTGAGTCTTCTGAAACCAGTTGAAAAGTGCTGGCAACCACAGGATTTTCTACCAGACCCTGCTTCAGATGGATTTCACGATCAAGTCCAGGAACTAAGGGAGAGGGCTGTGGAAATTCCAGATGATTATTTTATTGTTCTAGTTGGGGATATGGTCACAGAAGAAGCCCTTCCAACATACCAAACAATGCTTAACACCCTGGATGGGGTTAGAGATGAAACAGGTGCAAGCCTTACCTCTTGGGCTATTTGGACAAGGGCCTGGACTGCTGAAGAGAACAGGCATGGTGACCTCCTTAATAAGTATCTCTACCTTTCTGGCCGAGTTGACATGAGAGCAATTGAGAAGACAATTCAGTACTTGATTGGATCAGGAATG GATCCTCGGACAGAGAACAGTCCTTACCTTGGATTTATCTATACATCCTTTCAAGAAAGAGCAACTTTTATCTCTCATGGTAATACAGCCAGACATGCCAAGGAATATGGAGACCTGAAACTGGCCCAAATCTGTGGCACAATAGCTTCAGATGAGAAACGCCATGAGACTGCATATACCAAGATAGTAGAAAAGCTTTTCGAGATAGACCCTGATGGAACCGTATTGGCTTTTGCGGatatgatgaagaagaaaatttcgATGCCAGCGCATTTGATGTACGATGGCCGTGATGACAACCTTTTCGATCACTTTTCTGCGGTGGCTCAGCGTCTTGGTGTCTACACTGCTAAAGATTACGCAGATATACTGGAGTTTCTTGTGGGAAGATGGAAAGTAGAAGATCTGACCGGACTATCATCTGAAGGTAGAAAAGCTCAAGAATATGTGTGCCGGTTGCCCCCTAGAATCAGAAGGCTGGAAGAGAGAGCTCAAGGGAGGGCCAAACAAGCGCCCACCATTCCATTCAGCTGGATATATGATAGAAGGGTGCTGCTCTGA
- the LOC116027249 gene encoding biotin--protein ligase 2-like isoform X1: MTPFTLSLELKRTIQSLMILTSCPLLSHHRSSSCFRSLPQLASSSHLAFPTSSPTPYMESESSTPSLLVLCGKSAAENELAKSLKNNNAMKLLGDDEVEVVLYSEVEDSLGNEGFRIRDYLKSLLTMSLGRFLLYSPRLPSTQDVVARNFCELPVGAVCVADVQFKGRGRSMNVWESPKGSLLFSFTLQMEDGRMVPHVQYVVSLAMTDAINDLCKQYGIRHLDVRIKWPNDLYLGGLKVGGILCTSTYKSQKFNISAGIGINVDNEKPTTCLNAVLQKSTSVPNIFKREAIMAAFFNKFETFIDVFFNQGFQPLEELYYKTWLHSGQRVIVQEKTENQDQFVENVVTIQGLSSSGYLLAITDDGQTCELHPDGNRYHIFSYSLSVLCVFK; the protein is encoded by the exons ATGACACCATTTACTCTCTCCCTTGAACTGAAGCGGACTATACAAAGCTTGATGATATTGACCAGCTGCCCTCTACTCTCTCACCATCGATCCTCCTCTTGCTTTCGCTCTCTTCCTCAGCTTGCATCTTCTTCTCACTTGGCTTTCCCCACTTCTTCCCCTACACCCT ATATGGAATCAGAATCATCGACGCCTTCACTTTTGGTGTTATGCGGGAAATCTGCAGCTGAGAATGAACTGGCCAAGTCATTGAAGAATAACAATGCTATGAAACTCCTTGGGGACGATGAAGTCGAAGTTGTTTTGTATTCGGAGGTTGAAGATAGCCTTGGAAACGAAGGGTTTCGCATTAGAGATTACTTGAAATCCCTTTTGACGATGAGCCTTGGGAGGTTCCTTCTTTACTCTCCTAGATTGCCTTCAACACAGGACGTCGTTGCACG AAATTTCTGTGAGCTGCCAGTTGGTGCAGTGTGTGTTGCTGATGTGCAATTCAAGGGGCGAG GTCGTTCAATGAATGTGTGGGAATCACCAAAGGGTTCCCTTCTATTTTCCTTTACCTTACAAATGGAAGATGGACGAATGGTGCCACATGTTCAGTATGTAGTCAGTCTTGCCATGACAGATGCTATTAATGATCTCTGCAAGCAATAT GGTATACGACATCTTGATGTAAGAATAAAGTGGCCAAATGATTTATATTTAGGTGGGCTTAAGGTTGGTGGCATTTTGTGCACTTCAACATATAAGTCACAGAAGTTTAATATCAGTGCTG GAATAGGCATAAATGTAGATAATGAAAAGCCCACAACATGCTTGAATGCTGTTCTGCAGAAATCAACTTCTGTTCCAAACATATTTAAAAGGGAAGCTATTATGGCAGCCTTTTTCAATAAGTTTGAGACCTTCATTGATGTTTTCTTTAATCAAG GATTTCAGCCTCTTGAGGAGTTGTACTACAAGACTTGGCTCCACAG TGGACAGCGAGTTATTGTACAGGAGAAAACTGAAAACCAAGATCAGTTTGTAGAGAATGTAGTGACCATTCAG GGCTTATCATCCTCAGGTTACTTATTAGCCATAACTGATGATGGTCAAACATGTGAACTTCATCCCGATGGCAACAGGTATCATATTTTCTCATATTCATTATCTGTCTTGTGTGTGTT
- the LOC116027249 gene encoding biotin--protein ligase 1, chloroplastic-like isoform X2 produces the protein MESESSTPSLLVLCGKSAAENELAKSLKNNNAMKLLGDDEVEVVLYSEVEDSLGNEGFRIRDYLKSLLTMSLGRFLLYSPRLPSTQDVVARNFCELPVGAVCVADVQFKGRGRSMNVWESPKGSLLFSFTLQMEDGRMVPHVQYVVSLAMTDAINDLCKQYGIRHLDVRIKWPNDLYLGGLKVGGILCTSTYKSQKFNISAGIGINVDNEKPTTCLNAVLQKSTSVPNIFKREAIMAAFFNKFETFIDVFFNQGFQPLEELYYKTWLHSGQRVIVQEKTENQDQFVENVVTIQGLSSSGYLLAITDDGQTCELHPDGNRYHIFSYSLSVLCVFK, from the exons ATGGAATCAGAATCATCGACGCCTTCACTTTTGGTGTTATGCGGGAAATCTGCAGCTGAGAATGAACTGGCCAAGTCATTGAAGAATAACAATGCTATGAAACTCCTTGGGGACGATGAAGTCGAAGTTGTTTTGTATTCGGAGGTTGAAGATAGCCTTGGAAACGAAGGGTTTCGCATTAGAGATTACTTGAAATCCCTTTTGACGATGAGCCTTGGGAGGTTCCTTCTTTACTCTCCTAGATTGCCTTCAACACAGGACGTCGTTGCACG AAATTTCTGTGAGCTGCCAGTTGGTGCAGTGTGTGTTGCTGATGTGCAATTCAAGGGGCGAG GTCGTTCAATGAATGTGTGGGAATCACCAAAGGGTTCCCTTCTATTTTCCTTTACCTTACAAATGGAAGATGGACGAATGGTGCCACATGTTCAGTATGTAGTCAGTCTTGCCATGACAGATGCTATTAATGATCTCTGCAAGCAATAT GGTATACGACATCTTGATGTAAGAATAAAGTGGCCAAATGATTTATATTTAGGTGGGCTTAAGGTTGGTGGCATTTTGTGCACTTCAACATATAAGTCACAGAAGTTTAATATCAGTGCTG GAATAGGCATAAATGTAGATAATGAAAAGCCCACAACATGCTTGAATGCTGTTCTGCAGAAATCAACTTCTGTTCCAAACATATTTAAAAGGGAAGCTATTATGGCAGCCTTTTTCAATAAGTTTGAGACCTTCATTGATGTTTTCTTTAATCAAG GATTTCAGCCTCTTGAGGAGTTGTACTACAAGACTTGGCTCCACAG TGGACAGCGAGTTATTGTACAGGAGAAAACTGAAAACCAAGATCAGTTTGTAGAGAATGTAGTGACCATTCAG GGCTTATCATCCTCAGGTTACTTATTAGCCATAACTGATGATGGTCAAACATGTGAACTTCATCCCGATGGCAACAGGTATCATATTTTCTCATATTCATTATCTGTCTTGTGTGTGTT